The Acinetobacter sp. SAAs474 DNA window GGTAAAAAATTACTATAAATAAGTTGTTGTAATTGTTGTCTAGCAGGTTCTAATGCTTTGATTGAAGAAATAATCACTAAAAACACAGTCAGCATTGGAACCACTGCAAATAACGTCGTATAGGTCAGTGCACCCGCCTGTTGCCGACAATGATCTGATTCAAAACGACGTAATACAAATAATATAAATTGAAACCAAGTCTTTTGATAAAAAGGGAGCTTTTTTAAATATGCAATCATGCTTTAAGTCATCTCAATTATTTTGGGATTGTACTGATTGTTGCCAAAATTTAGCAAAAATAGCAAAAATACCGTATAGTTTGAATCTTTCAGGTCTTATTTATAACAACATATGCAACCGTATATTTTAGTTCTATATTACAGCAAATATGGCGCAACAAAAGAAATGGCCCATTTAATTGCCAATGGTATTGAATCCACGGGGATGTCCGTCAAGATTCGCACAGTTCCGCAACTGGCAACCGTGGTGACAGAAGCAGCAGCAAGTATTCCTGAAGATGGTGATATTTATTGTAGTCTCGATGATCTTGCCCAGTGTTCTGGTTTGGCTTTAGGCTCACCAACACGCTTTGGTAATATGGCTGCAGAGTTAAAATATTTTTTAGATCAAACCACAAGCTTATGGTTAAGTGGTGCACTGCATGGTAAACCTGCATGTGTTTTTACGGCATCAGGTTCCATGCATGGTGGTCAAGAAAGTACATTATTAACGATGTTACCGCCTTTATTTCATCATGGTATGCTAATTATGGGACTGAGTAATGCCAACCCTGCATTATCAAATACAAAGACAGGTGGTACACCTTATGGCGCAAGTCATGTCAGTGGACCACGACATGAGCAAAGCTTAAGTCAGGATGAGCGTTCTTTATGTGAAATGCAAGGTCGACGATTAGCAGAAGCTGCTGCAAAATTATTATCTTGATTCATTCAAAATTTTTTAATTTACTTTTGCTATTCTGATTAACATCCCTCACATAAATTCTATTATGTGGGGGATCATCATAATTAATAGTATTGAATTGATGATTTAATGAAGAAAGTTTAATTTTTGATGAATTTCTATAGGTAAATTTTTGGTTGATAATCCACCATTATTATTCACGTGAATATGTGGATATAGATTAACAACACCTAACGGCCCTAAAAATAACGAGAGTAGGCTATAAAGTAATATTTTTTTCTTATATTTATTTAAATTATACAATAGCTGTGTTGATTGAATTATATTGGAATTAATTAAATAAATTAAAAGAATAATACTATTAAAAAGAAATAGACTAATCCATCTAAAGTAATCGAAAGCAATAACGGATAAAGCGAGTGGTGACATACTGAAGATAAATAACCATAGATATTTTTTTTGAGGAATTGATTTTATAACAAAAAAAATAACTGGAGCGATAATCGTTAAGCAAAGTGTCAATGGGACCAGCATTTTATTATCAATAAATGAATGATAATTCATGATCAAATTGTCATATAGACTTAATGATGTTGTTCTAAAGGCAAATTCATTATAGCCTCTATATGTTTGGTAATTTTCAACCAATAGCTGTAATTGATCTGCATTTATTTTGCCAAAGTAAGAAATTAAAATAATTGAAATAAATGCATAGATTGAAAATAAAAATATAGGAATGACTTGTTTGTATTGTAAATAATAAAGTAATAAAAGTGTTGGAATGAATATAATAATCCCAGCTTCATGAATCAGTGTGATTAAGGGTATAGCAATAAAAATATAACAAGAACATAAATATATGTTGGCTTTTTTTAATAATAGAATTAAAAACAATATTACGAGTATTTGAAATATTTGATCAAATCTAGACATTTCTAAAATAAACTGTGATAGCGTAAATGAACAAAAAAAGAAGCAACAAGCATAAGTAAGTACTTCATTGTTTTTTAATTTTAAATTAATTAGAGTCTTAATAATTAAAATATATAAAAGATAATATAGTGAAAGTAAAATAAATATTGCAATTAATCTAACATGATTATAATCTCTAGAAATATTAAGGAAGCTGAGCGTTTCTCCAACCAATCCACGTTTCATAAAACCATATTGATAATTAAAAAGCCAAGAACTATATAAATAGGGGTCTAAGGACAGGCTAAAATCAAGAGAAAAGGCTCGGCTATGTAAAAATAAAACAATAAATAAAATGAAGAAAGGGTAAGTTAAATATAACTTTACCCTTTCATTTTTTAAATAATGAAACATATCATTAAACCAAAATTATAAAAGAATATAGAGAAAATAAGCCACACTAATACCCGTAATTATTCCAGCAAAAATTTCTAAACGGGTATGCCCCATACGCTCTCGTAAAGGTATTTCTTGGGGACTATTGCTATTAATTTTATTAATGGCTATGGCATGTTTTCCGACTTGTTGTCTTAAGCTATTTGCATCGAGTAGGACAATAAAGGTGAAGGTTATTGCAACTGCAAAAGCAGCTGTATCGATCCCTTGTTGCAATGCAATCAGTGCTGTTGTACTACTGACGATTGCACTATGATTACTTGGTAGGCCACCATAACCAATCAGTGTAAAGGCTAATTTTTTAGTCTTGATTGAATTGATACAGAATTTTAAAATCCCAGCGGTGAGCCACGCACAAAAAGGAGTAATTAAATAGATATAATAATTCAAATCATTCACCAAAAGATATTAAGTTAATAATCATTAAAAATGAGGAATTAATACCCAAATACAACATGTTATCCATGCAAATACAGTAGTTAATATTTGGATATCTTGAACAATAATATCTGTGGGTGATTCACCTTCTGAGCATGTTTCAACAATAAACCAGTAACGATATAAACCAAACATAACAAAAGGAATTGTAATAATCAGTTTGGGTTGTACGGACATTACGTATAAACTATAAAAGATAATTGAACAGACTGCAGCCATTTCAGCAAAACGATCAATTAAAGAAATCGAGTAATGTTCTAATACACCACGACTTTGTGAGCCATTATGAATTAATTCTTGTCGTCTTTTAATTGAAGCTAAATATAGAGATATACTCAGTGTAGTGACAAACATCCAGTCTGAAATTGGCACATTAAGTGCAACTGCACCTGCATAGACACGTAATACAAAACCAAAAGCAACAATAAAAATTTCAATTACAGGTTTATGTTTAAGTTTAAAGGTATAAGCGAAATTTAAAGCTAAATAAATAATAATTACATAGAGTAAATGGGGGTTAAATAGCCAACAAAATCCAATTAATATATATATTAAGATTAAAAATATAATCGAACTTTTAATTGAAACTTCACCTGAAGCTAAAGGTCTTTTCTTACTTTTTTCTGGGTGAATACGATCTTGATCAATATCTTTTAAGTCATTAATAATATAGACACTTGATGCTGCTAAACAAAAAAATAAAACTGCATAAATAGTTGATTCAATTGATTCTAAATGAAGAAATAATCCTGAAAAAATTAAAGGTGCACATACGAAACTATTTTTCACCCATTGTTTAGGGCGTATCAGTTTAATTAGTCCTTTAATTTCTCCTAGAATCGATTTATTAAGTATTATATGATCATACATCTTTTATCAACTTTGATTTAATAATGATTAATTCTATTAGGCTAACAGTGCTTTATATTTGTTTTGCACTGATAGCAACTCTATTTAACATCTTAGCACAACAAATTTCAACTTATATTTATGATGGAAGTTTTTATATAATCTATGCAATGCTGATCGGAACTTTTTTAGGTTTAGTGATTAAATATATATTAGATAAAACCTTTATTTTCCAATATAAAACGAGAAATTTACAGCATAATACTCGATTATTTATTTTATATTTAATAGCAGGAATATTAACAACATTTATTTTTTTTGGAGCTGAATTATTATTTTATTATCTATTTGAGGATAAAGAAATGCGTTATGTCGGTGGTATAATTGGTTTAATGATTGGATATATATGTAAATATTATCTAGATAAAAAGTTTGTTTTTAAGGTTTAATATATGCAAACAATTCAATCTTGGGGTAGATTATCTAAAAATAAACATAATATTATTCATTTAAATAATACAAAAAATATAACATTACAATTACATCATCATTTGCCAGGTATTGTGTATGGTTTTGGACGAAGTTATGGTGATGTTGCTTTAAATCGTGATCGTAATTTGTGGTTAGGTCGAGGTTTAAATCATTTCATTTCATTTGATGATCATCGTGGTATTTTATCTTGTGAGGCGGGTTGTTCATTACAAGATATCCAACGGACATTGCTTCCTCGAGGATGGATGCTTGCTGTGACGCCAGGAACGCAAATGATTAGCGTGGGTGGTGCAATTGCCAATGATGTACATGGAAAAAATCATCATGGTTTCGGTTCTTTTGGTGACCATATTTTACAGATAACCCTATTACGTACAGATGGTGAATTGATCTGTTGTTCACGGACAATGCATCGTGAATTATTTTTTGCCACGATTGGTGGTATTGGTCTAACTGGAATTATTGTCGAAGTAAAAATTCAATTACGCCAAGTCACTGGTCCTTGGTTAGAAGCTGAAACTATTCCTTATTATAATTTAGAGCAGTTTTTTGAATTGGCTGATCATTCTGAGCAGGCATGGGAACATACCGTTTCGTGGGTTGATTGTATGCATGGTCATCAGCCACGCGGATTATTTATGCGTGCGAATTTAATTGACATTGGGGTCAAGCCCTATCCTCAGATCAAAGATAAAACATTTCCTATCACACCGCCTGTGTCACTTGTTAATCGATTAACGCTCCCTATTTTTAACTGGGCTTATTTTTATGGACATCGTCTTAAAAAGGATAAAACACTGATTCATTATGAATCCTTTTTTTATCCACTTGATGTTGTACATGAATGGAACAAAATGTATGGGCCTAAAGGTTTCTATCAATATCAAAGTGTTATCCCACGTGATGTCGGTCAAGATGCTACCCAAGAAATGTTACATGCAATTAAAAAATCGGGTGAGGGATCATTCTTGGCTGTATTAAAAACATTTGCTGCTCGTGAGTCTGGCGGTTTATTGAGTTTCCCTCAGCCGGGTGTCACCTTGGCACTCGATTTTCCTAATCGTGGACAAAAAACCCTTCAATTGTTAGCGACTTTAGATGCGATTGTTAAAGAAGCCAAAGGGCGTTTATATCTGGCGAAAGATGCAAGAATGCCTAAATCGCTGTTTGAAATTGGTTATCCAAAATTTAATGAATTTTTAAAATATCGAGATCCGGGCATAAGTTCAGAAATGTCTCGTCGTTTATTGGGTGTATAAATGTCAAAAAAACAAAGAATATTAATTATTGGTGCGACATCTACTATTGCAGAACACTGTGCTAGACAATGGCTGGCAAAAGATGTAACAGAAATTATTCTGGTTGCACGTAATTTAGAAAAATTACATCGTATGGCACAGGATTTAAAGGTGAGATATCCTCATGTTGAGATTCAATTACAACAGGTCGATTTTTTATCTGTAGCATCGGTTCAAGTGTGTATTGAACAGATATATGTGCAAGCAGCAATCGATATTGCATTGATTGCTCAGGGGACTTTACCTGATCAGCAAGCATGTGAAAATAATCTCGAACTGTTGAAACAGGCAATCGATATTAATGCATTATCGCCAGTATTATTTAGTGAAATGATTTTAAGCAAAATGATTGCATTAAATTTTGGTCGTCTGGCGGTTATTGGTTCTGTTGCTGGTGATCGAGGGCGTAAATCAAATTATATTTATGGTGCCTCAAAGGCCTTGATTGAAAAATATGTCCAGGGCGTACAGCATCGTTTAGCTTTGATTGGTTCTGATGTTAGTATCACATTAATTAAACCGGGGCCTACAGCAACAGCTATGACGGAAAATATGGCCACTACTAAAAGTTTAGCGTCACCAGAACAGGTTGCAAAAGCAATACTACAAGCAGTCGAACAAAGAAAGCATGTCCTTTATACACCCGCTAAATGGGCTGTAATTATGTTGATCATTAAAAATTTACCTTTCTTTTTATTTAAAAAAATGGATATTTAATCTATAGCAAAGCCATATGACGATGCCTTAAATAAAAACCATGATCAACGATAGAGAGGTGATGATACCACCTCTTTATGGTTAAATTAGGCAGAATGGTTCAATTAGACTGAAGCCGAAATTGGTTGTTTAAATTTATGTTGGCAACTTTTACATTTGTAATCTAGAAAAATACGTTGATCAATCAATACGCCAGCTTTTTTACCATAAAATCTTCCTAAAAATCCCCCGGTAATACCCACGCCCATTGCACCCACTACTGTTCCGACTGTTCCACCGACAATAATACCTAATGGTCCTGCAACCGCAATTCCAATTGCTGCACCAATGGATGCACCAGATGCAGCACCACCAACAGTACCTACCGTTGCACCAGCGGAGGAGAGTAATACACCGCCTATTTTTTGTAGATTCTGATGATTACGTTGTTCAATATCGCTGGAGCCGCATTGAGGGCAGTGAATTGGGTTGGACATATTAAATTCCATAATGTGAATGACCAAATAATAATTCAGGTATGATCGACTGAACTTACATGAGATATAGACTGTATAGCGTTATATTCATGAAAGCAAAAAAATAAGCGTCTTGAAATACATCAGACGCTTATTATTTATCCATATCTAAAGTTGTTAAGCTTCACGAACAAACTCAACAGTACCATTTACCAGAGATTTAACGCGTGCTAAAGACTCTACACGATAGCCTTTATCTAACAACAGTTGACGACCTGGCTGGAAAGATTTTTCAATCACAATGCCAATACCAACAACTTCAGCATTGGCTTGGTGAATCAGGTCTGCCAAGCCTAAAGCAGCCTGACCATTTGCGAGAAAATCATCAATCACTAAAACTTTATCTGTAGCATTGATGTGTTTGTTGGAAATTGCAATCGTACTTTCAATTTGTTTCGTAAAAGAAAATACTTTGGCACGATATAAATCATCTTTTAAGGTTAAAGATTGATATTTACGTGCGAAAATCACAGGAACACCAAGCTCTAGGCCTGCCATAACAGCAGGTGCAATACCAGAAGCTTCAATCGTAATGATTTTAGTAATGCCAGCATCTTTAAAAAGACGAGCAAATTCTTGACCAATTAACTGCATCATCGCAGGATCAATTTGGTGATTTAAGAAAGAATCGACTTTCAGAACCTCTTCAGATAGGACGATACCTTCAGCTAAGATTTTCTGTTCTAGTGCATGCACGGGAGAATCCTCAAGAGCGGGTGCTTGGAAAAGCAAAGGCATATTTTAAAAATCATATAAAAAAATGCAAGTGGAATTGACTAAATTCATTAATTTTTATGTGACGGGTTATATTTTTATTATACAGCATCGTTCAGTTTTTAAAAAAATAGCCAATAATCATTAACCATAATCAGATTAAAAGGACCATTTGATAGGTGAAGTCCACTTATTCAACACAGTACGATGATATGATTTTGATCGTGTTTAGCTGGAGGAATACTTATTCTTTAAGCCAAGCTGTAACGTGAAGTTAGCGATCAATTAGTCTCTAATAAAGTGATGCTGTATCTTCATTTGCCACTAAGAGTAATAATGATATGAACTTGAGCTGGTTATTGCTCTAGCTAGGATGCGATGTGGTCGTAGGAGCCTCAGTGGTATTTGTTTTGGATGCTTGATTATGCCAGTCGTGAGTATCGTACGGAATTGGATCTTTGGCAAAATTACCAAATAATCGCGTTAAATTAACATTCCCAATGACCACAAGCTGTGCCTCACGTAAAACAGCATGATTGACGTGAACTTTGCCTAGTGTATCAATAATCGATGCACTCTTACCTAACCAGCGATTAAGATCTAAATACAATAAGTCATCTTTGACTTTAAGGACATTTAATTTTTCTAAAATCATGCCTAAAGGATCTTTCATTAATATTTTTTGATAAAAAAATACGGCAATCCGTACTGCCCATTGATGAAAAATTGTAGGATAAGTTGCATTTACAATACGGGTATCACTGATTTGTTCAAATACAATCAATTGTGTTTTATTGTTGAGTTCCATCTGAAGCAGTTTCAGATCTACAGATAGTGTGATGTGTAGACCTTGGTAGTTAAGTGTTGCGTATAAACGTAACCAGTCATCATGTAGATCTGCATGTAAATCTTCAAGCATTTTAACATTATCTGTGACAAAGCGCTGAAATGTTGCATTTAAAAATACTTCAGAGAAAGAAAACTCTCGTTCATCTTCAATAAACCCTTCGGCTTTTCTATAGACCTGTTGAATATATTTAGAAATATTAGAGATCAACGCTTGCATGTAGAGCATTCCAAATAGTAGTTAAACTTTATATTGAATAAAAATAATTCAAATGATATAAAAAAGATAATGAAGATACTCAGTTTAGCAAAATAAATCGTATTGTTTTTAGAGTTTACAGACTCATCTGTGATTTATCTATGTGAAACGTGTATGAAATGTGCAGATCGTCTTTGCTGTATGTATTGTGATATCAGAAAAATATTTTATAATCTTGTAAGCCCATCGCCATGATGGACAATATAAACTGAAATTAAACTCTTTTTATCATGGCAATAGAAATATAATTAATAGGGAAGAGTATTGCTTTAATATGGGTTGTTAAACTTCGATAAATTTAAAACTTCAGTTGATTTTTGTGGTGATTGCTATAACAACAATCATGATCACACCTATTTGTACGGCATATTTGTGCTGTTAGACTTTTTATTTTAGGGGACATTAACAGTGATGTTAATGGATAATAATGTTAAAAAAAAATGCTTTTAATCCTCCATATTTTCATCAATGTTGGTGGAATGACTGGGTTTTTTTATGTGCACTATTGGCTGCTATAGTATTGCATGGCACATTAGTATTTATTGATTTTGCTGAAGTGCCGGCAGAGAAAAATACGCTAAAAGAAATGGCATTGGCGATGAATATCTCATCTGAGACACCACGAGATGCTGATTTTTTAGCACAAGCCAATCAATTGGGTTCTGGTAAGTTTCGTGAAAAACATCGGATATCCACCCCCATCATACAGACTTTGGCAATGGAGCAGCATTCAGATCATCATCTACAACAACAGCAAAATTCTCGATTATTTTTTAACAGAAATGATACCCAAGCACGAATATTATTGACCATTGTAAATTCACGATCAGTATTCAAACAGCAACAAAAACTATTACATGCATTACAACAACAATTTCAGGCCAAAGCAGCAATGATTGCTACCATTGAAGCTCAATATTTACAACATCAGCATCATTTTAGTCGGCAGCAAAAAATTAAAACGCTGGATAGTATTCAGGCAAAGCAGGATGTTTCAGCACATTATCTTGAACAATTTCGAGAAAAAGTTGAATTTTATGGCAATCATGACTATTCAACTCAAGCAACATTACAGCATCTTGCAGGAGAAGTTCGTTTATTGGTGGTTTTAAATCATTATGGTGAGATTCGTACGATACGCTTAATTGAAAGTTCTGGTTCTAGCATTTTAGATGAAGCGGCAAAAAATTCGGTGAGAAAAGCGGCACCTTTTGGTTTGTTTGACAAAAAAATGAAGAACATCAATGAATTGAGGATTATTCGTACTTGGCGCTTTAATCCAGTAGAAACAGAAATTAATATCGACCCATGAAGATAGGGTGAGCGTGAATATCAAATAATCGCCAAATCGAGTGTAAAGTCCAGTCCTTTGGGCAGGAGACAAAATATTAGACTTAAATAAAATAAGTGCCGTAACATCTTGTTGGCAAATCTGTAGATGTTACGACGACATGAATCTTATTAATCTTGTATGAGGTAAGGGTTATCAATCGCCAGTTTTTTTAAAATCTCAATTTCTAATGCTTCCATTTCTTCAGCATCTTGTTCGGATGTTTCATGGTCATAGCCCATTAAATGTAATGTGCCATGAACCAGCATATGGGTAAAATGAATCAGTGGCTGTTTATGTTGTTGATCTGCCTCTTGTAACACAACTGGAATACAAATAACCAAATCACCAATTGGAAATGAATCGAGAATTTGTGCCATTTCGTCTGCAATATCGCTAGGAAAAGACAGTACATTGGTGGGTTTGTCTTTCTGTCGGTATGTCAAATTAAGTTGATGGCTTGCATCATGATCGACACAAGCAATTCCAATTTCACAATCACTTTGTGTGCCGATATGACGTAAAGCTGTTTCTATAACTTTTTTAATATAAGCACGTTTTAACACCAGTTCAGGCGTTTGAAAACTTTGTTGTAAAGAAAGATTAAGTTTCAAAATGAATCCTTAAAATATGAATTAAATCAGGCATCATGCTGTGCATCAGCAGCAGCATCATTTTCAGAGATTAATGTATCTTGACGAGCTTTACGTTCTGCTCGTGCTTGAGCACTTAAACGCTGTTGTTCACTATCCCAGCCCTCATAAGCTTCAACAATTTTTTGCACCAATTGATGACGTACGACATCTCTAGAATGAAAACGCGTGATATGAATTTCTTTAACAGGTTCAAGTACACGTAACGCATGTGATAAACCGGATTGTTGACCACGTGGTAAATCAACTTGTGTTACATCACCTGTGATCACCGCACGAGAACCAAAACCTAAACGGGTCAAAAACATTTTCATTTGTTCTGGGGTGGTATTCTGTGCTTCATCCAAAATGACAAAAGAATGGTTGAGCGTCCGTCCACGCATATAGGCAAGTGGTGCAACTTCAATGACTTGGCGCTCAATCAGTTTGGCAACTTTTTCAAAGCCAAGCATTTCATATAAGGCATCGTAGAGTGGACGTAAATAGGGATCAATTTTTTGAGTCAGATCGCCAGGTAAAAAGCCGAGTTTTTCTCCTGCTTCGACTGCAGGTCGAACGAGTAAAATTCTTTGAATTTCATTGCGCTCAAGCATATCTACTGCTGCGGCAACAGCAAGATAAGTTTTTCCTGTGCCCGCAGGGCCAATACCAAAAGAAATATCACTTTGTAGAATTCGCTGTACATAGCGTTTTTGATTTGCGCCACGTGGATTAATACGGCCTTTACGGGTTTGCAGCCATACTTCATCTAAGCCAGTATGTTCTTGATCTGAGCAATCTTCTTGAAAATCTCGATCTGTTTGACTGCCTTGAATGATAAGATGAAGTGTATCTGCCGTAATTTGTGGATTAAGTTCACTTTCTTCATGGAGCCGATGTAACAGCTGTTCGGCCCTTGTGACGATATCGATTTCTCCATCGATGAAGAAAGCTTCTCCACGATGGAATATTTTGACATTTAAACGTTGTTCGATTTGTTTGAGGTGACCGTTATATGCACCTAACATGCTTTTTAAACGGTCAACTGAAATACCAGGAAAAGTTACTGTACGTCGAATCGCTGCAGTCAAGAGAATACCTTTTTGAAGTAGACGAATGTATTGCTCTACATTACGCTACGTCAGGTTCAAGATTCAAGAGCTCACCATAAACTAAATTCAATGTTTTAATCTCAGTAATCTCAATTTCTGCGAAACGACCGACCCAGCTTGGATCACCAATAAATGTTACTAAACGTGTATTATCTGCTGTTCCAACTAAAATATTCGAATCGTGTTTGGAAATATTCTCGATTAATACACGCTGAATGGTGCCGAGCATAGCATCTGTTTTATCAATACTCGATTTTTTAATCCAATGTTGAACTTTAGCTAAACGCTCTTTTTTCACTTCTTCTGCTGTATGATCAACCAATTCAGATGCTGGTGTACCTGGACGTTTTGAATAAATAAAACTATAGGAGTGATCGAAATCCATATCTTGAATAAATTGATAGGTTTCAGCAAAATTTTCATCTGTTTCGCCAGGAAAACCGATAATAAAATCAGAAGATAAGTGCATATCTGGACGAACGGCACGTAACTTTTTAATTTTTTCAATATAAACATCAATAGTATGATTGCGTTTCATTGCTTGTAGTACATCGTTTGAACCACTTTGTACCGGCAAATGAAGATGTGACACCATTTGTGGTAAATCACGATAACATTCAATTAAATCATCGTTAAATTCCAGTGGATGAGACGTGGTATAGCGAATACGACCAATGCCTGGAATTTCTGCCACTAAACGTAGTAAATCAGCAAAAGTACAAATCTCTCCCTCAAAGGTCTCACCACGATAACCATTGACATTTTGGCCTAATAGTGA harbors:
- the miaB gene encoding tRNA (N6-isopentenyl adenosine(37)-C2)-methylthiotransferase MiaB, which encodes MTVQTFIPNSAQAASENTVHQPQHTPANDGLVKKLYIETQGCQMNEYDSHRMADLLGDSHGYILTTDPKDADILLMNTCSIREKAQEKVFSELGRWRKLKEKNPDLIIGVGGCVASQEGDNIQKRANYVDMIFGPQTLHRLPQMLDQHFEQSQKPKKEKIKLVDISFPDIEKFDFLPEPRVEGYKAFVSIMEGCSKYCSFCVVPYTRGEEVSRPLDDVLAEIATLAEKGVREISLLGQNVNGYRGETFEGEICTFADLLRLVAEIPGIGRIRYTTSHPLEFNDDLIECYRDLPQMVSHLHLPVQSGSNDVLQAMKRNHTIDVYIEKIKKLRAVRPDMHLSSDFIIGFPGETDENFAETYQFIQDMDFDHSYSFIYSKRPGTPASELVDHTAEEVKKERLAKVQHWIKKSSIDKTDAMLGTIQRVLIENISKHDSNILVGTADNTRLVTFIGDPSWVGRFAEIEITEIKTLNLVYGELLNLEPDVA